The following proteins come from a genomic window of Nostoc sp. TCL26-01:
- the pdxH gene encoding pyridoxamine 5'-phosphate oxidase: MDKAIADLRKDYTLESLSETEADPNPFIQFKKWFEQALAAQLPEPNAMTLATTTPDGKPSARMVLLKDFDERGFVFFTNYNSRKGQELAENPQAAIVFWWAELERQVRILGTVEKVSESESDYYFESRPANSRLGAWASNQSEIIPNRQVLEQRMRELQSQYANQKAPRPPHWGGLRVIPTEIEFWQGQSSRLHDRLLYTHLDDGSWKIQRLSP; this comes from the coding sequence ATGGATAAAGCTATTGCCGACCTTCGGAAAGACTATACTTTGGAGAGTCTGAGCGAAACTGAAGCCGACCCTAATCCTTTTATACAATTCAAAAAGTGGTTTGAGCAGGCACTGGCAGCCCAACTGCCCGAACCCAATGCGATGACACTGGCTACTACCACACCTGATGGCAAGCCCTCAGCCAGAATGGTACTCTTAAAAGACTTTGATGAAAGAGGATTTGTCTTTTTCACTAACTATAACAGTCGCAAAGGCCAAGAACTAGCAGAAAATCCCCAAGCAGCCATAGTTTTCTGGTGGGCAGAATTAGAACGCCAAGTCAGGATTTTAGGGACTGTAGAAAAAGTGTCTGAAAGTGAATCAGACTATTATTTTGAAAGTCGTCCAGCTAACAGTCGCCTGGGTGCATGGGCATCCAATCAAAGTGAGATTATCCCGAATCGCCAAGTTCTAGAGCAACGGATGCGAGAATTGCAGAGTCAGTATGCAAATCAAAAAGCTCCCAGACCCCCGCATTGGGGAGGCTTGCGAGTGATCCCCACAGAAATTGAGTTCTGGCAAGGACAATCTAGTCGGCTGCACGATCGCTTGCTTTATACTCACTTAGATGATGGTAGCTGGAAGATTCAGCGATTATCACCTTGA
- a CDS encoding DUF1361 domain-containing protein yields MTEELIARVLQVLSINVRWMTWNLFLAFIPLVLSVWLFRTRRRNSGIWWLGFLVFYAFLPNAPYLLTDVIHLIHDIRTIQSVWLITLVLIPVYLIVIFAGFEAYVISLINLGYYLHRIGKSQWILAVELITHALNAIGIYWGRFLRFNSWDFITQPDEVLTRGVEELLGKQPLIIITVSFVILLVLYLIMKRVSLGFITQRNNHINMKSEHTEY; encoded by the coding sequence ATGACAGAGGAATTGATAGCTAGAGTCTTACAGGTTTTAAGTATAAATGTACGTTGGATGACTTGGAATTTGTTTCTGGCTTTTATACCTTTGGTTTTGAGTGTTTGGCTATTTCGTACTAGACGCAGAAACTCTGGGATATGGTGGTTAGGATTCTTAGTTTTCTACGCTTTTCTACCAAATGCGCCTTATCTATTAACTGATGTAATTCACTTGATACATGATATTCGCACGATTCAATCAGTTTGGTTGATTACTTTGGTGCTGATTCCAGTTTATCTAATCGTTATTTTTGCTGGCTTTGAAGCTTATGTCATATCTTTAATTAATTTAGGCTACTATTTACATCGAATTGGGAAAAGTCAATGGATTTTAGCAGTTGAGTTAATTACACACGCTCTCAATGCTATTGGAATTTACTGGGGTAGATTTTTACGTTTTAACAGTTGGGATTTTATCACTCAGCCAGATGAAGTACTCACTAGAGGCGTTGAAGAACTTTTAGGAAAACAGCCTTTGATTATCATTACTGTTAGCTTTGTGATCCTGCTTGTTTTGTATTTGATCATGAAGCGAGTATCTCTAGGTTTCATTACGCAAAGAAATAATCACATAAACATGAAATCAGAACATACAGAATATTAG
- a CDS encoding AI-2E family transporter codes for MRRSPSLKLLLIYGLSGPIVALNIWLLSVLFRYFQNPITILSVAAILAFLLNYPVKFFERARITRTQAVVIVLLVTLTLLGILAVTLVPMLIDQTIQLLNKIPDWLTASQANLEQFETFAKQRRLPLDLRVVSNQINASIQSLVQQLASGAVGLAGTLLSGLLNFVLVVVLAFYMLLYGDRVWHGLINLLPSNLRIPLTASLQLNFQNFFLSQLLLGVFMIIALTPIFLALKVPFALLFAILIGVSELIPFIGATLGIGLVTILVLLQDWWLAVQVAIAAIILQQIKDNLLAPKLLGNFIGLNPIWIFVSILMGYEIAGLLGTLVAVPIAGTIKGTFDALKSGKQSDFGSIVTITHDSNIE; via the coding sequence ATGCGCCGTTCGCCATCCCTGAAACTTTTACTGATCTATGGTCTGAGTGGCCCGATTGTCGCTCTGAATATCTGGTTATTATCCGTACTGTTTCGCTATTTTCAAAATCCTATTACGATTTTGAGTGTTGCGGCAATTTTGGCTTTTTTGCTGAACTATCCAGTAAAATTCTTTGAGCGCGCCCGCATTACTCGCACTCAAGCTGTGGTGATTGTTTTGCTTGTCACCTTAACTCTGTTGGGAATCTTGGCTGTGACTTTAGTGCCAATGCTCATTGATCAAACAATCCAACTATTAAATAAGATTCCCGATTGGTTAACAGCTAGTCAAGCCAACCTAGAGCAGTTTGAGACATTTGCCAAGCAGCGCCGTTTACCTCTTGATTTGCGAGTAGTGAGCAATCAGATTAACGCTAGTATTCAGAGTTTGGTACAACAGCTGGCTTCTGGTGCAGTTGGCTTGGCGGGAACATTGCTGTCTGGATTACTCAACTTTGTGTTAGTGGTGGTTTTGGCATTTTATATGCTTTTGTATGGCGATCGCGTCTGGCATGGTTTAATCAATCTGTTACCATCCAATCTTCGCATCCCTCTCACCGCTTCTCTACAACTCAATTTTCAGAACTTTTTCCTCAGTCAGTTATTGCTAGGGGTGTTCATGATTATCGCTCTCACCCCCATTTTTCTCGCTCTCAAAGTACCCTTTGCCTTATTATTTGCCATACTCATCGGTGTTTCTGAACTTATTCCTTTTATCGGTGCAACTTTAGGTATTGGCTTGGTGACAATATTAGTACTTTTACAAGACTGGTGGTTAGCAGTTCAAGTTGCCATAGCCGCAATTATCCTGCAACAAATTAAAGATAATTTGTTAGCTCCCAAATTATTAGGTAACTTTATTGGGCTTAATCCAATCTGGATTTTTGTATCTATTTTAATGGGATATGAAATCGCCGGTTTACTAGGTACATTAGTTGCTGTTCCCATCGCCGGCACAATCAAAGGTACTTTTGATGCTCTCAAGAGTGGTAAGCAAAGTGATTTTGGATCAATAGTCACTATTACTCATGATTCAAATATTGAGTAG
- a CDS encoding iron uptake porin, producing MASVLSASQTSLRDNLPAQPIIQSDKAEENLQRDHLPLAFPNAEIIPPEFTQADNRSDYALSPINKVIREVTAPNFANSHFVTAVPEELVNRAEFSPSLSFYLSPETPDADESMSQINSVSQLDDIQPTDWAFSALQSIAEHHGCITNMDSGYLGHQAISRYEFATGLKTCLQQIQELITNNKNNAISHEDLMLLQRLQGEVWSELEELGESITAISYQTSE from the coding sequence ATGGCTAGTGTATTAAGTGCCAGCCAAACCTCTTTGCGTGACAATTTACCAGCACAGCCGATAATTCAGTCAGACAAAGCTGAGGAAAATCTCCAGCGAGATCATTTACCTCTGGCATTTCCCAATGCGGAAATTATCCCACCTGAATTTACACAAGCAGATAACCGCAGCGACTACGCACTTTCACCCATAAATAAAGTTATCCGCGAAGTAACAGCGCCAAATTTCGCTAATTCTCACTTTGTTACAGCAGTACCAGAAGAACTAGTCAATAGAGCAGAATTCTCGCCATCTCTCTCTTTTTATCTGTCTCCAGAAACACCCGATGCAGATGAATCGATGTCTCAAATCAACTCTGTCTCTCAACTGGATGATATACAACCTACTGACTGGGCATTTAGTGCTTTGCAATCGATAGCAGAGCATCATGGTTGTATAACTAACATGGATAGCGGCTATTTAGGGCATCAGGCAATTAGTCGTTATGAATTTGCAACTGGTTTAAAAACTTGTCTCCAGCAAATTCAGGAGTTAATCACTAACAATAAAAATAACGCTATTAGTCATGAGGATTTAATGCTACTACAACGCCTACAAGGTGAGGTGTGGTCAGAGTTAGAAGAGTTGGGAGAAAGTATTACAGCAATTTCATATCAAACTAGCGAATAA